One window of the Camelina sativa cultivar DH55 chromosome 1, Cs, whole genome shotgun sequence genome contains the following:
- the LOC104786651 gene encoding probable calcium-binding protein CML34, with amino-acid sequence MSAKRVFDKFDKNKDGKLSLDEFREVALAFSPKISQEDIVKFFNEIDADGNGELNADEFTTCIEKMLKEVFDLCDVDGDGKIPVSDSYVTMTNIGKTCTEESCAEKVKAVDADGDGYLNFDEFMALVIGDI; translated from the coding sequence ATGTCTGCAAAAAGGGTCTTCGACAAGTTCGACAAGAACAAAGACGGTAAACTCTCGTTAGATGAGTTTCGTGAAGTAGCTCTTGCTTTCTCTCCCAAAATTTCTCAGGAGGACATCGTAAAGTTTTTCAACGAGATCGACGCGGATGGTAACGGCGAGCTAAACGCCGACGAGTTTACTACATGCATCGAGAAGATGTTGAAGGAagtgtttgatctttgtgatgTCGACGGTGACGGGAAGATACCGGTCAGCGATTCCTATGTGACCATGACTAACATCGGAAAGACATGCACCGAGGAGAGTTGTGCCGAAAAGGTTAAAGCGGTGGATGCAGATGGTGATGGCTATTTAAACTTTGACGAGTTTATGGCTTTGGTTATTGGTGACATATGA
- the LOC104786504 gene encoding protease Do-like 7 isoform X2, whose product MGDPLERLGSQASIATESGMKEDLCVEIDPPLTESVATAEDWRRSLGKVVPAVVVLRTTACRAFDTESAGASYATGFIVDKRRGIILTNRHVVKPGPVVAEAMFVNREEIPIFPVYRDPVHDFGFFSYDPSAVQFLSYEEIPLAPEAASVGLEIRVVGNDSGEKVSILAGTLARLDRDAPHYKKDGYNDFNTFYMQAASGTKGGSSGSPVIDWQGRAVALNAGSKSSSASAFFLPLQRVVRALGFLQKSIDSCTDKPKAVHIPRGTLQMTFVHKGFDEIRRLGLRSETEQVVRHASPTVETGMLVVDSVVPSGPADKHLEPGDVLVRVNGIVLTQFLSLENLLDDGVGQILELEIERGGQPLSVSVSVQDLHSITPDHFLEVSGAVIHPLSYQQARNFRFPCGLAYVADPGYMLFRAGVPRHAIIKKVANEDISGLGDLVSVLSKLSKGARVPLEYMSHTDRHRKKSVLVTIDRHEWYAPPQLYTRNDSSGLWDVKPAIEPASVSPSIAIMEASSGDGSQNDFGSEAKKQRVDDDSVDGIAANGSLYGSEFKSDDAMATDNTVLRDFEGATALSANASLAERAIEPALVMFEVHVPPSCSLDGVHSQHFFGTGIIIYHSSSMGLAVVDKNTVAISASDVMLSFAAFPVEIPGEVVFLHPVHNYALIAYNPSAMGPASASVIRAAELLPEPALQRGDSVYLVGLSRNLQATSRKSIVTNPCAALNIGSADSPRYRATNMEVIELDTDFGSSFSGALTDEQGRIRAIWGSFSTQVKYSSTSSEDHQFVRGIPVYAISQVLEKIITGGSGPALLINGVKRPMPLVRILEVELYPTLLSKARSFGLSDEWIQILVKKDPVRRQVLRVKGCLAGSKAENLLEQGDMVLAVNKMPVTCFSDIEAACQTLDKGSHSDENLSLTILRQGQEMELVVGTDKRDGNGTTRVINWCGCVVQDPHPAVRALGFLPEEGHGVYVTRWCHGSPAHRYGLYALQWIVEVNGKKTPDLNAFADATKELEHGQFVRIRTVHLNGKPRVLTLKQDLHYWPTWELRFDPESALWRRNILKALK is encoded by the exons ATGGGAGATCCGTTGGAGAGATTGGGATCACAGGCATCCATTGCTACTGAGTCTGGCATGAAGGAGGACTTGTGCGTTGAGATCGATCCTCCTTTAACCGAATCCGTTGCCACCGCCGAAGACTGGCGTCGTTCTCTCGGCAAGGTTGTTCCAGCTGTCGTCGTGCTCCGTACAACGGCTTGTCGCGCCTTCGATACCGAGTCCGCCGGTGCTAGCTATGCTACTGGCTTTATCGTTGACAAGCGACGTGGGATCATCCTCACCAATCGCCATGTCGTTAAGCCAG GCCCAGTAGTTGCTGAGGCAATGTTTGTGAACCGCGAAGAAATCCCAATCTTTCCTGTTTATAGAGACCCG GTCCATGACTTTGGCTTCTTTTCTTATGATCCCAGTGCAGTTCAGTTTCTGTCTTATGAAGAAATTCCTCTTGCCCCAGAGGCAGCTTCCGTTGGACTTGAAATTAGGGTTGTTGGAAATGATAGCGGAGAAAAG GTTTCCATACTGGCTGGTACTCTTGCGCGGTTGGATAGGGATGCTCCACATTACAAAAA aGATGGTTATAACGACTTCAATACGTTTTATATGCAA GCAGCATCAGGTACTAAAGGTGGTTCAAGTGGTTCTCCTGTCATCGATTGGCAAGGCAGGGCGGTAGCTTTGAATGCTGGCAGCAAGTCATCAAGTGCATCAGCCTTCTTCCTACCACTCCAACGG GTTGTTAGGGCGTTAGGTTTTCTCCAAAAAAGCATTGACTCGTGCACGGATAAGCCAAAAGCAGTTCATATTCCTCGTGGTACGCTTCAG ATGACATTTGTTCATAAAGGATTCGATGAGATACGGCGTCTTGGTCTCAGGAGCGAAACTGAACAG GTGGTTCGACATGCATCTCCAACTGTGGAAACGGGGATGCTTGTTGTCGATTCTGTG GTGCCAAGTGGCCCTGCTGATAAACATTTGGAGCCGGGAGATGTTCTTGTTCGTGTGAATGGGATA GTGCTCACACAATTTTTGAGCTTGGAAAATCTGCTTGATGACGGTGTTGGCCAGATACTTGAGTTGGAGATTGAAAGGGGTGGACAGCCACTATCTGTTAGTGTATCA GTTCAGGATTTACACTCAATCACTCCAGACCACTTCCTTGAAGTAAGCGGTGCTGTAATTCATCCGTTGTCTTATCAGCAG GCTCGCAATTTTCGTTTTCCTTGTGGCCTGGCTTATGTTGCGGACCCTGG ataCATGCTATTTAGAGCTGGGGTCCCTCGACATGCTATCATAAAGAAGGTTGCTAATGAGGACATTTCCGGTCTTGGGGATTTAGTATCTGTTCTTTCAAAACTCTCCAAGGGTGCTCGTGTTCCCTTGGAATATATGTCTCACACTGATCGTCATCGCAAGAAG TCTGTGTTAGTCACAATTGATCGTCATGAATGGTACGCTCCTCCTCAGTTGTATACCCGGAATGACAGTTCCGGTTTATGGGATGTGAAACCTGCAATTGAACCTGCTTCTGTTTCACCATCTATTG CTATTATGGAAGCCTCTAGTGGGGATGGTTCTCAGAATGATTTTGGCTcagaagcaaagaaacaaagagttgaCGATGATTCTGTAGATGGAATTGCTGCCAACGGTTCCTTGTATGGTAGTGAATTTAAATCTGATGATGCAATGGCAACAGATAATACAGTTTTAAGAGATTTCGAAGGTGCAACAGCACTGTCTGCTAATGCTTCGTTGGCTGAGCGTGCGATTGAGCCTGCTCTTGTCATGTTTGAG GTTCATGTGCCACCATCGTGCAGTCTTGATGGTGTACACTCACAACACTTCTTTGGGACGGGCATCATTATATACCATTCTTCTAGCATGGGACTTGCTGTGGTGGACAAAAACACTGTTGCGATTTCTGCATCTGATGTTATGTTGTCGTTTGCTGCTTTTCCAGTGGAGATTCCTGGAGAG GTGGTATTTCTTCATCCTGTTCACAACTATGCTCTAATTGCCTATAATCCGTCAGCAATGGGTCCTGCCAGTGCTTCAGTCATTCGTGCAGCTGAGCTACTACCTG AACCTGCGTTGCAACGTGGAGATTCAGTCTATCTTGTCGGTTTGAGTAGGAATCTTCAAGCCACATCAAGAAAATCTATTGTAACCAATCCATGTGCAGCCTTAAACATTGGGTCTGCTGATTCTCCCCGCTACAGAGCTACTAATATGGAAGTAATCGAGCTTGATACAG ACTTTGGTAGCTCATTTTCAGGGGCACTGACTGATGAGCAGGGAAGAATTCGGGCCATTTGGGGAAGCTTTTCGACTCAG GTTAAATATAGTTCCACTTCGTCAGAAGACCATCAGTTTGTCAGAGGTATCCCGGTATATGCAATCAGCCAAGTCCTTGAAAAAATCATAACCGGTGGAAGTGGACCAGCTCTTCTCATAAATGGTGTCAAAAGACCGATGCCACTTGTTCGGATTTTGGAAGTTGAGTTGTATCCTACTTTACTCTCAAAAGCCCGGAGTTTTGGTCTGAGTGATGAATGGATCCAA ATCCTAGTCAAGAAAGATCCTGTTAGACGTCAAGTTCTGCGAGTTAAAGGTTGCCTAGCAGGGTCAAAAGCTGAAAACCTTCTAGAACAAGGCGACATGGTTCTGGCAGTCAATAAGATGCCAGTTACATGCTTCAGTGACATTGAAGCTGCTTGCCAAACATTGGATAAGGGTAGCCACAGCGATGAAAATCTCAGTCTAACAATCCTTCGACAG GGCCAAGAAATGGAGCTCGTAGTTGGAACTGATAAAAGAGATGGGAACGGAACTACAAGAGTGATAAACTGGTGCGGATGCGTTGTTCAGGATCCCCATCCTGCGGTTCGTGCTCTTGGATTTCTTCCTGAGGAAGGTCATGGTGTCTATGTCACAAG ATGGTGTCACGGAAGTCCCGCACATCGATATGGCCTCTACGCACTTCAATGGATTGTGGAAGTTAATGGGAAGAAGACTCCTGACCTAAACGCATTCGCAGATGCTACCAAG GAGCTAGAACACGGGCAGTTTGTGCGTATAAGGACTGTTCATCTTAACGGCAAGCCACGAGTCTTGACTCTGAAACAAGATCTCCATTACTGGCCTACTTGGGAGCTGAGGTTCGACCCAGAGAGTGCTCTTTGGCGGAGAAATATATTGAAAGCCTTGAAGTAA
- the LOC104786283 gene encoding dehydrogenase/reductase SDR family member 7-like isoform X2 produces the protein MLTLLFVSLGLLLLIGLLFKFAFADGDFTLISKKHVKREAIEGEVVWITGTSRGIGEVLAKQFASLDAKLILSARNKAELERVKSELKGKYAPEDVKVLPLDLASGEESLKLVVEQAVSLFPGVGVDYLVHNAAYERPKSKATDATEEILKTTFDVNVFGTITLTKLVAPLLLNQGGGHFVVISSAAGKVPSSGQAIYSASKHALHGYFHSLRSEFCQKGIKVTVVCPGPIETSNGTGASTSEDKKSPEHVSSERCAELTIIAASHNLKEAWISHQPVLLVMYIVQYMPSLGFWLMDKVGGKRVEFAEKKGNTYSWKLLFGEKTKTN, from the exons ATGCTGACTCTATTGTTCGTCTCTCTCGGACTCCTTCTTCTCATTGGTCTGCTCTTCAAATTCGCATTCGCTGATG GAGATTTCACCCTGATTTCGAAGAAGCATGTCAAGCGCGAAGCCATTGAAGGCGAG GTTGTATGGATCACAGGGACTAGCCGTGGAATTG GTGAAGTTCTTGCTAAACAGTTTGCAAGTTTAGATGCCAAGCTTATCCTCTCCGCGAGGAATAAAGCTGAACTGGAACGGGTTAAGAGTGAGCTCAAAG GTAAATATGCACCAGAAGATGTAAAGGTTTTGCCTTTAGATTTAGCTAGCGGCGAAGAGTCGCTCAAACTTGTTGTAGAGCAAGCTGTGTCGCTTTTTCCTGGGGTTGGTGTTGATTATTTGGTTCACAATGCTGCCTATGAGCGTCCG AAATCCAAGGCAACGGATGCAACTGAGGAAATTCTCAAG ACTACATTCGATGTTAATGTCTTTGGGACGATAACTCTTACAAAGTTGGTAGCTCCTCTTTTGCTAAACCAAGGAGGCGGTCATTTTGTTGTG ATAAGCAGTGCTGCAGGAAAGGTACCATCATCTGGACAGGCTATATATTCTGCTTCAAAACATGCTCTGCACGGCTACTTCCACAGTTTGCGTTCTGAG TTCTGTCAGAAGGGAATCAAGGTTACCGTCGTTTGTCCTGGTCCAATAGAAACCTCGAATGGTACAGGAGCATCAACTTCGGAAGACAAGAAGTCTCCTGAG CATGTGTCATCTGAACGATGTGCAGAACTGACTATAATCGCTGCATCTCATAACTTGAAGGAAGCTTGGATTTCACATCAG CCGGTATTGCTCGTGATGTATATAGTGCAGTACATGCCTTCCCTTGGCTTCTGGCTCATGGACAAG GTCGGAGGGAAGCGTGTGGAGTTCGCCGAAAAGAAAGGCAACACATATTCATGGAAATTACTGTTCGGGGAGAAGACTAAAACAAACTGA
- the LOC104786416 gene encoding uncharacterized protein LOC104786416, whose product MIPICVQCGTGGNPCRCKVVGPTLGLVAFVAAGIVEWPVGALVYIFKHAKGRRIMGHPATHVYPKVSRSIPI is encoded by the coding sequence ATGATTCCGATATGCGTGCAGTGCGGAACTGGTGGAAACCCTTGTAGATGCAAAGTGGTAGGACCGACGTTAGGGCTCGTGGCGTTTGTAGCAGCTGGAATAGTGGAATGGCCTGTCGGAGCTTTGGTTTATATCTTTAAACACGCAAAGGGTCGCCGCATTATGGGTCATCCGGCCACCCATGTTTACCCCAAAGTCTCTCGTTCCATTCCCATATGA
- the LOC104786283 gene encoding dehydrogenase/reductase SDR family member 7-like isoform X1, with protein MLTLLFVSLGLLLLIGLLFKFAFADGDFTLISKKHVKREAIEGEVVWITGTSRGIGEVLAKQFASLDAKLILSARNKAELERVKSELKGKYAPEDVKVLPLDLASGEESLKLVVEQAVSLFPGVGVDYLVHNAAYERPKSKATDATEEILKTTFDVNVFGTITLTKLVAPLLLNQGGGHFVVISSAAGKVPSSGQAIYSASKHALHGYFHSLRSEFCQKGIKVTVVCPGPIETSNGTGASTSEDKKSPEKHVSSERCAELTIIAASHNLKEAWISHQPVLLVMYIVQYMPSLGFWLMDKVGGKRVEFAEKKGNTYSWKLLFGEKTKTN; from the exons ATGCTGACTCTATTGTTCGTCTCTCTCGGACTCCTTCTTCTCATTGGTCTGCTCTTCAAATTCGCATTCGCTGATG GAGATTTCACCCTGATTTCGAAGAAGCATGTCAAGCGCGAAGCCATTGAAGGCGAG GTTGTATGGATCACAGGGACTAGCCGTGGAATTG GTGAAGTTCTTGCTAAACAGTTTGCAAGTTTAGATGCCAAGCTTATCCTCTCCGCGAGGAATAAAGCTGAACTGGAACGGGTTAAGAGTGAGCTCAAAG GTAAATATGCACCAGAAGATGTAAAGGTTTTGCCTTTAGATTTAGCTAGCGGCGAAGAGTCGCTCAAACTTGTTGTAGAGCAAGCTGTGTCGCTTTTTCCTGGGGTTGGTGTTGATTATTTGGTTCACAATGCTGCCTATGAGCGTCCG AAATCCAAGGCAACGGATGCAACTGAGGAAATTCTCAAG ACTACATTCGATGTTAATGTCTTTGGGACGATAACTCTTACAAAGTTGGTAGCTCCTCTTTTGCTAAACCAAGGAGGCGGTCATTTTGTTGTG ATAAGCAGTGCTGCAGGAAAGGTACCATCATCTGGACAGGCTATATATTCTGCTTCAAAACATGCTCTGCACGGCTACTTCCACAGTTTGCGTTCTGAG TTCTGTCAGAAGGGAATCAAGGTTACCGTCGTTTGTCCTGGTCCAATAGAAACCTCGAATGGTACAGGAGCATCAACTTCGGAAGACAAGAAGTCTCCTGAG AAGCATGTGTCATCTGAACGATGTGCAGAACTGACTATAATCGCTGCATCTCATAACTTGAAGGAAGCTTGGATTTCACATCAG CCGGTATTGCTCGTGATGTATATAGTGCAGTACATGCCTTCCCTTGGCTTCTGGCTCATGGACAAG GTCGGAGGGAAGCGTGTGGAGTTCGCCGAAAAGAAAGGCAACACATATTCATGGAAATTACTGTTCGGGGAGAAGACTAAAACAAACTGA
- the LOC104786504 gene encoding protease Do-like 7 isoform X1 has protein sequence MGDPLERLGSQASIATESGMKEDLCVEIDPPLTESVATAEDWRRSLGKVVPAVVVLRTTACRAFDTESAGASYATGFIVDKRRGIILTNRHVVKPGPVVAEAMFVNREEIPIFPVYRDPVHDFGFFSYDPSAVQFLSYEEIPLAPEAASVGLEIRVVGNDSGEKVSILAGTLARLDRDAPHYKKDGYNDFNTFYMQAASGTKGGSSGSPVIDWQGRAVALNAGSKSSSASAFFLPLQRVVRALGFLQKSIDSCTDKPKAVHIPRGTLQMTFVHKGFDEIRRLGLRSETEQVVRHASPTVETGMLVVDSVVPSGPADKHLEPGDVLVRVNGIVLTQFLSLENLLDDGVGQILELEIERGGQPLSVSVSVQDLHSITPDHFLEVSGAVIHPLSYQQARNFRFPCGLAYVADPGYMLFRAGVPRHAIIKKVANEDISGLGDLVSVLSKLSKGARVPLEYMSHTDRHRKKSVLVTIDRHEWYAPPQLYTRNDSSGLWDVKPAIEPASVSPSIGNNGLPLSQDISICHHDTEPMHEVNVRGVTDIAAIMEASSGDGSQNDFGSEAKKQRVDDDSVDGIAANGSLYGSEFKSDDAMATDNTVLRDFEGATALSANASLAERAIEPALVMFEVHVPPSCSLDGVHSQHFFGTGIIIYHSSSMGLAVVDKNTVAISASDVMLSFAAFPVEIPGEVVFLHPVHNYALIAYNPSAMGPASASVIRAAELLPEPALQRGDSVYLVGLSRNLQATSRKSIVTNPCAALNIGSADSPRYRATNMEVIELDTDFGSSFSGALTDEQGRIRAIWGSFSTQVKYSSTSSEDHQFVRGIPVYAISQVLEKIITGGSGPALLINGVKRPMPLVRILEVELYPTLLSKARSFGLSDEWIQILVKKDPVRRQVLRVKGCLAGSKAENLLEQGDMVLAVNKMPVTCFSDIEAACQTLDKGSHSDENLSLTILRQGQEMELVVGTDKRDGNGTTRVINWCGCVVQDPHPAVRALGFLPEEGHGVYVTRWCHGSPAHRYGLYALQWIVEVNGKKTPDLNAFADATKELEHGQFVRIRTVHLNGKPRVLTLKQDLHYWPTWELRFDPESALWRRNILKALK, from the exons ATGGGAGATCCGTTGGAGAGATTGGGATCACAGGCATCCATTGCTACTGAGTCTGGCATGAAGGAGGACTTGTGCGTTGAGATCGATCCTCCTTTAACCGAATCCGTTGCCACCGCCGAAGACTGGCGTCGTTCTCTCGGCAAGGTTGTTCCAGCTGTCGTCGTGCTCCGTACAACGGCTTGTCGCGCCTTCGATACCGAGTCCGCCGGTGCTAGCTATGCTACTGGCTTTATCGTTGACAAGCGACGTGGGATCATCCTCACCAATCGCCATGTCGTTAAGCCAG GCCCAGTAGTTGCTGAGGCAATGTTTGTGAACCGCGAAGAAATCCCAATCTTTCCTGTTTATAGAGACCCG GTCCATGACTTTGGCTTCTTTTCTTATGATCCCAGTGCAGTTCAGTTTCTGTCTTATGAAGAAATTCCTCTTGCCCCAGAGGCAGCTTCCGTTGGACTTGAAATTAGGGTTGTTGGAAATGATAGCGGAGAAAAG GTTTCCATACTGGCTGGTACTCTTGCGCGGTTGGATAGGGATGCTCCACATTACAAAAA aGATGGTTATAACGACTTCAATACGTTTTATATGCAA GCAGCATCAGGTACTAAAGGTGGTTCAAGTGGTTCTCCTGTCATCGATTGGCAAGGCAGGGCGGTAGCTTTGAATGCTGGCAGCAAGTCATCAAGTGCATCAGCCTTCTTCCTACCACTCCAACGG GTTGTTAGGGCGTTAGGTTTTCTCCAAAAAAGCATTGACTCGTGCACGGATAAGCCAAAAGCAGTTCATATTCCTCGTGGTACGCTTCAG ATGACATTTGTTCATAAAGGATTCGATGAGATACGGCGTCTTGGTCTCAGGAGCGAAACTGAACAG GTGGTTCGACATGCATCTCCAACTGTGGAAACGGGGATGCTTGTTGTCGATTCTGTG GTGCCAAGTGGCCCTGCTGATAAACATTTGGAGCCGGGAGATGTTCTTGTTCGTGTGAATGGGATA GTGCTCACACAATTTTTGAGCTTGGAAAATCTGCTTGATGACGGTGTTGGCCAGATACTTGAGTTGGAGATTGAAAGGGGTGGACAGCCACTATCTGTTAGTGTATCA GTTCAGGATTTACACTCAATCACTCCAGACCACTTCCTTGAAGTAAGCGGTGCTGTAATTCATCCGTTGTCTTATCAGCAG GCTCGCAATTTTCGTTTTCCTTGTGGCCTGGCTTATGTTGCGGACCCTGG ataCATGCTATTTAGAGCTGGGGTCCCTCGACATGCTATCATAAAGAAGGTTGCTAATGAGGACATTTCCGGTCTTGGGGATTTAGTATCTGTTCTTTCAAAACTCTCCAAGGGTGCTCGTGTTCCCTTGGAATATATGTCTCACACTGATCGTCATCGCAAGAAG TCTGTGTTAGTCACAATTGATCGTCATGAATGGTACGCTCCTCCTCAGTTGTATACCCGGAATGACAGTTCCGGTTTATGGGATGTGAAACCTGCAATTGAACCTGCTTCTGTTTCACCATCTATTGGGAATAATGGCTTGCCTCTAAGCCAAGATATATCTATCTGCCATCACGATACAGAACCCATGCATGAAGTGAATGTTCGTGGGGTTACTGATATTGCAGCTATTATGGAAGCCTCTAGTGGGGATGGTTCTCAGAATGATTTTGGCTcagaagcaaagaaacaaagagttgaCGATGATTCTGTAGATGGAATTGCTGCCAACGGTTCCTTGTATGGTAGTGAATTTAAATCTGATGATGCAATGGCAACAGATAATACAGTTTTAAGAGATTTCGAAGGTGCAACAGCACTGTCTGCTAATGCTTCGTTGGCTGAGCGTGCGATTGAGCCTGCTCTTGTCATGTTTGAG GTTCATGTGCCACCATCGTGCAGTCTTGATGGTGTACACTCACAACACTTCTTTGGGACGGGCATCATTATATACCATTCTTCTAGCATGGGACTTGCTGTGGTGGACAAAAACACTGTTGCGATTTCTGCATCTGATGTTATGTTGTCGTTTGCTGCTTTTCCAGTGGAGATTCCTGGAGAG GTGGTATTTCTTCATCCTGTTCACAACTATGCTCTAATTGCCTATAATCCGTCAGCAATGGGTCCTGCCAGTGCTTCAGTCATTCGTGCAGCTGAGCTACTACCTG AACCTGCGTTGCAACGTGGAGATTCAGTCTATCTTGTCGGTTTGAGTAGGAATCTTCAAGCCACATCAAGAAAATCTATTGTAACCAATCCATGTGCAGCCTTAAACATTGGGTCTGCTGATTCTCCCCGCTACAGAGCTACTAATATGGAAGTAATCGAGCTTGATACAG ACTTTGGTAGCTCATTTTCAGGGGCACTGACTGATGAGCAGGGAAGAATTCGGGCCATTTGGGGAAGCTTTTCGACTCAG GTTAAATATAGTTCCACTTCGTCAGAAGACCATCAGTTTGTCAGAGGTATCCCGGTATATGCAATCAGCCAAGTCCTTGAAAAAATCATAACCGGTGGAAGTGGACCAGCTCTTCTCATAAATGGTGTCAAAAGACCGATGCCACTTGTTCGGATTTTGGAAGTTGAGTTGTATCCTACTTTACTCTCAAAAGCCCGGAGTTTTGGTCTGAGTGATGAATGGATCCAA ATCCTAGTCAAGAAAGATCCTGTTAGACGTCAAGTTCTGCGAGTTAAAGGTTGCCTAGCAGGGTCAAAAGCTGAAAACCTTCTAGAACAAGGCGACATGGTTCTGGCAGTCAATAAGATGCCAGTTACATGCTTCAGTGACATTGAAGCTGCTTGCCAAACATTGGATAAGGGTAGCCACAGCGATGAAAATCTCAGTCTAACAATCCTTCGACAG GGCCAAGAAATGGAGCTCGTAGTTGGAACTGATAAAAGAGATGGGAACGGAACTACAAGAGTGATAAACTGGTGCGGATGCGTTGTTCAGGATCCCCATCCTGCGGTTCGTGCTCTTGGATTTCTTCCTGAGGAAGGTCATGGTGTCTATGTCACAAG ATGGTGTCACGGAAGTCCCGCACATCGATATGGCCTCTACGCACTTCAATGGATTGTGGAAGTTAATGGGAAGAAGACTCCTGACCTAAACGCATTCGCAGATGCTACCAAG GAGCTAGAACACGGGCAGTTTGTGCGTATAAGGACTGTTCATCTTAACGGCAAGCCACGAGTCTTGACTCTGAAACAAGATCTCCATTACTGGCCTACTTGGGAGCTGAGGTTCGACCCAGAGAGTGCTCTTTGGCGGAGAAATATATTGAAAGCCTTGAAGTAA
- the LOC104786189 gene encoding putative RNA-binding protein Luc7-like 2, which produces MDAIRKQLDVLMGANRNGDVQEVNRKYYDRDVCRLYLSGLCPHDLFQLTKMDMGPCPKVHSLQLRKEYREARAKGVDNYDRELEDAIDRLIVECDRKIARALKRLQEEDAKAAIAISVSEVTQSPEILELSEKIKEKMKEADLHDLEGKMDLKIRALELVEEMRTKRADQQAVLLLEAFNKDRASLPQPVPAQPPSSVLPPPDPRTQEMINEKLKKAEDLGEQGMVDEAQKALEEAEALKKLTVRREPAADSTKYTAVDVRITDQKLRLCDICGAFLSVYDSDRRLADHFGGKLHLGYMLVREKLAELLDEKTNSRKESESLKERNSKERESSKDREKERGTSRERRRDYDRRSRERDRHHDRDREQDRDYDRSSRSRRRSRSRSRSRDRPRDYDRHRRHNRH; this is translated from the exons ATGGATGCGATAAGGAAGCAGCTTGATGTGCTCATGGGAGCAAACCGAAACGGCGACGTTCAGGAGGTGAACCGCAAATACTATGACCGCGATGTGTGCCGTCTTTACTTGTCTGGTCTATGCCCTCACGATCTCTTTCAATTGACG AAAATGGATATGGGACCTTGCCCAAAGGTACACTCTTTGCAGCTTAGGAAAGA ATATCGAGAAGCAAGGGCAAAAGGTGTTGATAACTACGACAGGGAATTGGAAGATGCCATAGACAGGCTTATCGTTGAGTGTGATAGGAAGATTGCTAGGGCCCTTAAACGTCTTCAAGAAGAGGACGCCAAAGCTGCCATTGCCATTTCAGTCTCTGAAGTCACTCAG TCACCTGAAATTCTCGAGTTATCAGagaaaatcaaagagaagatgaaagaagcAGATCTGCACG ATCTTGAAGGCAAGATGGATCTTAAGATTAGAGCTCTTGAGTTAGTCGAAGAGATGAGGACCAAGAGAGCTGACCAACAG GCAGTACTGCTGTTGGAAGCCTTCAACAAAGATAGAGCATCCTTGCCACAGCCTGTTCCAGCTCAACCACCATCTTCCGTATTACCTCCACCTGATCCTCGCACTCAAGAAATGATAAATGAGAAACTGAAGAAGGCAGAAGATCTTG GTGAACAAGGAATGGTTGATGAAGCACAGAAAGCACTAGAAGAGGCTGAAGCTCTTAAGAAG CTTACAGTTAGACGAGAACCTGCAGCAGATTCAACAAAGTACACTGCTGTTGATGTGCGCATT ACAGACCAAAAGTTGCGACTATGTGACATATGTGGAGCATTCTTGAGCGTCTATGACAG TGATCGTCGTTTAGCTGATCATTTTGGAGGGAAGCTTCATTTAGGATACATGCTAGTCCGGGAAAAATTAGCAGAGCTTCTG GATGAGAAGACCAATTCCCGCAAGGAAAGCGAAAG TTTAAAGGAACGGAACAGTAAGGAGAGGGAATCAAGTAAAGACCGAGAGAAAGAGCGAGGAACTAGTCGTGAGCGTCGAAGAGATTATGATCGCAGGAGTAGAGAGCGAGATAGGCACCATGACCGTGATCGTGAACAAGACAGAGACTATGATCGGTCATCAAGAAGCAGACGTAGGTCACGCTCACGGTCCAGGTCCAGAGACAGACCAAGGGACTATGATCGCCACAG GCGACACAACCGCCACTAG